TTGATGTTGGAGATGCCGAAGACGCCGCCGGTCAGCCATTGCTCGTTGCGCAGGACGAGCCAGATCAGCGTCGAGAAGGCGAGCGTCACGAAGGCGAGGTAATGCGTCCGCACGCGCAGGGCCGGAAAGCCGAGCAGGATGCCCACGGCGAAGGTCAGCAACCCCGAGAGGCCGAAGGCGGCATACCAGCTCACCCCGTATTTCGTGGTCAGGATCGCGGTGGCGTAGGCGCCGAGACCCATGAAGGCGGCCTGCGCCAGCGAGGTCTGGCCGGCATAGCCGAGGGTGAGGTTGAGCCCCATCACGCCGATGCTCATGACGAGCCAGAGCGAGAGCACATAGGTGCCGTAGCGGCCCATCCCCACTGGCGCGAACCAGAGGATGACGGCGCCGAGGACGAGCGCGACCAGGGCGGCGTCGATCCGGCGAGCCGGGCGGCGCGGAGCAGCGGCAGGATTCTGCAGGGCGGGGGCGCTCATACGCGGCGCTCCTCCTTGCGGCCCATCAGCCCTTCCGGCTTGATCAGGATGATGGCGACGAGGAGCACCAGCGGCACGGCGAGCCGGTACTGCGACGAGACATAGGCCGCGGCAAGCGAGTCTGCGACGCCGATCAGCAAACCGCCGACGAGCGCGCCGCGCACCTGGTTGAAGCCGCCGACGATGGCCGCGATGAAGGCGAAGAGGCCGATGGTCTCGCCGTTGGAGAACTTCGCCAGGTAGATCGGCGAGATCAGCAGCGAAGCCACCACGGCGAGCGCAGCGTTGAGCAGGAAGGTGAGCAGCACCATCCGCTCCACGGGGATGCCGACGATGCGCGCGACGGTCGGGTTCTGCGCCGTCGCCTGCATCTGCCGGCCGAGCTTCGTCCCGCCGACGAACCATTGCAGCAGGCCGATGGCCGCGAAGGCGACGATGATGATCGCGAGATGCTGCAGCGAGATCGATGCGCCCAGCAGGGTGATCATGTCGGTCGGCACCAGCGAAGGGAAGCTCTGCGCTTCCGCCGAGAAGCCGTCCTTGGCGCCTTCCTTCATGATGATCGACAGCGCCATGGTGGCGATGGCGAGCGGCAGCACGCCATGCTTGATCATCGGGTCGACCACGACGAGCTTGAAGCCGGCGCCGAAGACCAGCAGGAAGACCGCGATGCCGAGGAGGCCGCCGGCCCAGAGCGGCAAGCCGAAGAGCTTGACCGCGAGCAGGATCAGCACGGCCGGCAGCATGACGAACTCGCCCTGGGCGAAGTTGATCGTCTGAGAGGTCTGCCAGACCAGCGTGAAGCCGATCGCGGCGAGTGCGTAGATCGCGCCCGTGGCGATGCCGGCGATGAGATAGGCGATGAATTCGGCCATGGCGATATGCGCTCGGTTGGAGAGCGTTTCGTGTTCAATTCGCGCGCGTCATCCCGGACGAAGCGAAGCGGAGATCCGGGATCCATGCAGCAGCGACGCCCGTCGATGGATCCCGGGTGGAGCGCTGCTCGCCCGGGATGACGTCGCGGATGGGCTGGCTGTTTACGGCTTGATCTTCGGCAGGGTGGTGTTGATCACCTGCTTGCCGTTGACGACTTCGGCGAGGAAGCTCTCGCGGTCGAGGTCGCCGTTCTGCTCGATGACCGTATCCATCAGGATGCCCGGCTCCTCGCTCGCCTTGATGGTCGCGCCGCGCAGCGTGTCGGCGAGGCCCTTCTTGTCGAGCTTCTTCTGCTTCTCGGTCGCCCATTTGACCATGAAGACGGCCATGTAGCCCTTCACGCCGTTATGGTCGGAAGCGAAGCCGTATTTCTCGCGATAGCGCTTGCCGAATTCCTGCAGCGCCGGGATCGGCGCGTCGGTCGAGAGGCCGACATGACCTTTGGCGCCGTTGGCGGCGTCGCCCGCGAGCTCCAGCACCTTGGCGCCGAGCAGGGTGGTCTCGCCGATCATCGGCTTGGTGATGCCCTGCTGCTTGGCGGCGCGCAGGAAGCGGGCGCTCTCCTCCTCGTTCAGATAGACGAAGACGGCATCGGCATTGGCGTTCTTCACCTTGATCGCATCGGCGGTGAAATCGGCCTGGCCCTGCTCGGTCGAGACGTCGACGGCGACCTTGATGCCGGCCTTTTCCAGCTCGGGCAGGATGGTGTCGCGCCCGCCCTTGCCGAAGTCGTTGTTGACCCAGACCACGGCGATGGAGCCCGCCTTCAGCGTCTCCTTCATGTATTTGGCGATCTTCGGCATCGCAGCCGCCTGGCTGATCGAAGTGCGGAAGATGTAGGGGTTGCCCTGCCGCGTGAAGCCGGCCGCCTCGCCGCCGACGATCTGGGCGACCTCGGCGCGCTGCGAGATCTGCATGGAGGCGCCGATCGGGCCGGAGAAGATCGGGCCGAGGATGGCGTAGGCGCCTTCGTCGATGCCGCGCTGTACGGCGGCGCGCGTGTTCCCCGGATTGGTCTGCGTGTCGTAATGGACGATCTCGACCTGCTTGCCGAGGATGCCGCCCTTGGCGTTGATGTCGGCAGCGGCGAGGTCCGCGCCGTTCTTCCAGTTGGTGCCGGCGGCGGCGCCGGCACCCGAGAGCTCGATCACGTCGACGAGCTTGACCTTGTCCTGCGCCTGCGCGGGCAGGCTGAGGGCGGCGCCGAGCGCGGCGGCCATGACCCAAAGCGATTTCATTCCCTGACTCCTCCCAGACCGTTTTCTTGTTTGCCCGCCTCGCGCTGTCTGGCGAAAGCGGGAATGCAGGCATGCGCGGACGTTGCCGCAGCGACCGTCTGCTTCTTGCGCGGCTTTGGGGCGGGATGTCCAGAGGATACAGGGCCTCCATTGCGAGGCTCTGCAATGGCTGGGGATTTCGCCGACTTGCGAGTGCGGGGATGGCAGCTGGTGGCCGGCCTTCGTGGCGAGCTGCTGAGAGGTGTCGATAGCCTGCCGCGGCTGCTTGAAACACAGTCTTTGACGCACGTTTGCAGGGCGTCCTGGACCGGCAAAGGATTACCGCAGCGGTCCCTGCCGTATAGGGCGTGCCTCGACCATGTGACGCTCGTCACAGACGTTGATCGCGCAAACCCGCACCAAGACCGGGCCAAGGCCGATCAAGGTCGTGACTCCATCAGTGGGAGCGCAAAATGCACTCGCCGAACCGCGGATTTCTTCACTCCACCGAACGTCTCTGGGTTGGTCTGGCGATTGGGCAGATTCTGCGTGAAGACTACCTTTACGAGGTCCACGGGCCCTTTGTGGCTGTCGCTTCGGTGCCGCCCACACGGTCCATCTTCAAGCGGCTGACCGATAGGCTTTCAGCCTCGATGAACGGGGTTGCGCACTGGAGCCGTCTGCGTCGCGGGACCATGATGTAGCTGTCTTGACCTAGCGAAGAGGGCGGCGGCGCTGAGCGAATTCCCACCTCGCGGCAGTTGAAAGGCACAGCTTCCGGGTAATTCCCGAACCTCGGAAAGGCTCAGAACAACTCCCTCGTGCCGCCGGGCGTTTCGATCTTCGCGGAATAGCGAGGAACGCTTCCCTCGACGATGGCCGGCGGGCGGTCGAGAACCAGCGTCCGATAGAATTCACGGATCGCGGCCGCGTCGGGGTGCTGGAGCGTGAACGAACTGAGCCTTGCGCCCAGATCCGCCATC
Above is a genomic segment from Bosea sp. NBC_00550 containing:
- a CDS encoding ABC transporter substrate-binding protein, which codes for MKSLWVMAAALGAALSLPAQAQDKVKLVDVIELSGAGAAAGTNWKNGADLAAADINAKGGILGKQVEIVHYDTQTNPGNTRAAVQRGIDEGAYAILGPIFSGPIGASMQISQRAEVAQIVGGEAAGFTRQGNPYIFRTSISQAAAMPKIAKYMKETLKAGSIAVVWVNNDFGKGGRDTILPELEKAGIKVAVDVSTEQGQADFTADAIKVKNANADAVFVYLNEEESARFLRAAKQQGITKPMIGETTLLGAKVLELAGDAANGAKGHVGLSTDAPIPALQEFGKRYREKYGFASDHNGVKGYMAVFMVKWATEKQKKLDKKGLADTLRGATIKASEEPGILMDTVIEQNGDLDRESFLAEVVNGKQVINTTLPKIKP
- a CDS encoding branched-chain amino acid ABC transporter permease, which encodes MAEFIAYLIAGIATGAIYALAAIGFTLVWQTSQTINFAQGEFVMLPAVLILLAVKLFGLPLWAGGLLGIAVFLLVFGAGFKLVVVDPMIKHGVLPLAIATMALSIIMKEGAKDGFSAEAQSFPSLVPTDMITLLGASISLQHLAIIIVAFAAIGLLQWFVGGTKLGRQMQATAQNPTVARIVGIPVERMVLLTFLLNAALAVVASLLISPIYLAKFSNGETIGLFAFIAAIVGGFNQVRGALVGGLLIGVADSLAAAYVSSQYRLAVPLVLLVAIILIKPEGLMGRKEERRV